TTTCAGCTGACAAAAAATACTGAAACATTGTTTAAGTCGGTGCATGAAAAAGTTCCCGTCCATTCATTCTCTCCACCTCCTTCATACAAAAATCTAAGAGACTAGAATAACACGCGCTAACTAAAATTGGGCGGACTTAGTGGCCCCGGCGTTGTTTTAAGGGTTAGGTAGAATAGATCCAAATAATACGTTCTTATAATATTACTATTCGCAGCTTATTTTAAACTACATTATCGTGTAACAAAAGTAAAGAGGAAAAACAAAGCTACACGGAGACAACGTTGTCACGTGATTCTTGTTACTTTTCTAAGCGCTGAGCAAGGCGGACCAAACACCTTTATTTGTGATTACTGAATGGGGCAATATTAACGATCGTTTAAAGGGATCGCTGCAGAGGTTTTTCCATTTACAGCTAGTTATTCATTCTTAGCTTAAATAGTTTTCTACAGATTATACTTTTGTGTACTTATCGCTACAGTGAGACGTTCCGATTATGGACAATTCGTAGCAGTTTTCGGCTTTCTGAGCCGACGAGCGCACCCTCGCGGAAGTAAATATGGTACTACAGGAAACAGCGACGCTTGCTGCTCCATGACCCCGCCCACGGGCTTCCGCCATTGGTCACACCGTGATCACGTGACTGCGCGCTGCAGCACTGCGCCAAAATTCAAAATCTCTATGAATGGATACAAAAGTCCCGGgacttgtttttacatttttgcccATCAAATTACACTGTTATAGTACAAAACTGCCAGATTTAACCTATGTAAACCAGCGTCTGCACGGCTGACATGATATGAAGGTTTGATCTGATCTATGCTATTTGATATGTAACTTTTTAAAGAATGataaaatgtactgtatgttagCTGGGCTGATGAGTCGCTAGGCCGCATGTCAGATAATAATGGAGGATCGATTATATTTTAATCATCTTATGTTTTAATGTtatattgatttatttaatgCAGTTAAGCGTTCTATGAATGATCGTTAAAAAGATTATTAATCTCGCAAAAATAACTTAcataattaacttaataatACGTTTTTTCAAGATGAGATTTCATACCTGCATTGTACGATGTCTCTTGCCAATGGATCTACCATGTTCATAACAAAACATATCAAATAATCGAATGTAATCAGTTTGTAACGGTGTCACTTACGTACGTTCTGGAATTAAAACCGTCAATCAAAAGTCGTTAAACAAAAACGTTGTTTTTAGGTGAACCGATCGTCTTTCTGTAAGATTTGTCCACGATCAGTAAATATATGTGAGATTTCTATTTAATATTTGTGTTTAATATGTTCGCATGGATTTTTATATCTAATCAGTCTGTTTTGGGGCGAAATTTGGATGCTTGCCGTCTGCTTACGTATCTTACGTAGCAGTTTATATGTTGAATTGAAGGCTTTACACAAATGTATTGTTAAACAAGTTAAAAACGTGCTTCTTACCGAGTGATATAGTAACTAACCTATGTTTGTTTTGTTAGACAGTCATCAGGCAAGGCCATTTGCTGTGATCAGAGCAAACCATGAGGGAGAGCCCAAGGAGACCCATCATCTTAAAGAGGAGGAAACTGCCATTTCAGAAGAGTGAATCTGATACAGGATGTGATGTGACAGAAGGGCCACAGCCTAAGCTCACCCCAACCCCCTCCACAGCTCGCTGCATCCCTGATGGCATTCGCATCATGGATCACCCCACCATGCCGGACACACAGGTGGTGGTGATACCAAAGGAAGCCGATCTGCAGAGTGTCATAAGTGCCCTGACAGCCAAAGGGAAGGAGTGTGGACCACAGGGGCGTAACAAGTTTATCCTGCTAAGTGGTAGCACCGGTTTTGAGGAGACTAAAACTCTGGGACACGTTTCTGTGCAAGCCGTTCCTGGAAATTGTGGCATGACACTAACTGGACATAAGGGAGACGTGCCAACAGATGGGAGCATGGATGCTAAGACCTCCTTAAAAAATTGTAAGTGTTTAAAAGACAAAGTTTGTGAATTTATGTAGTTTGTGACTCAAGTTATACATATTTTTCTCTCTCATGAAATTAGTGAAAAAAGAGACCGAGTGCCTTCAGCTTGATGATAGTCTGACCAACATCCAGTGGCTGGGAAATATGAGCACAGATGGGCTGGGATCAGAACCGGATAAGAAATGCCATAGCAAAGAAAATCTAAGCGACTCTCAACAGGTGCACAACATAAATTCACTCTGGATTGGATATAggactgtctgtctgtatcaaaatcttttgtttatattttcaaTACACTTTCAACTGTGAATGAAACCATAATTTAGTTTAAATAATTGTTTTCTTACTTATCAGCCAACAAAAGATCAACAAGCGGTGAAGGACCCTCAGTCTGAGAGACCACCGTATTCCTACATGGCCATGATTCAGTTTGCTATTAACAGTAAGAATAACAGACAGATGACTTTGAAGGAAATTTACAACTGGATTGAAGATCATTTCCCGTACTTCAGAAATGTTGCAAAACCTGGTTGGAAGGTAGCGatgacaaaaacaaataatcgAAAATACAATTTACAGGAACCactaatgtatgttttttttatgtgaaCTATCATATCTTTCTTTCCGTAGAACTCCATACGTCACAATCTTTCATTGCATGACATGTTTATCCGTGAGACGTCTCCTGATGGCAAAATCTCCTATTGGACAATTCGACCGGAAGCAAACCGCTGTCTCACTTTGGATCAGGTCTTTAAGGTTTGTATCTGCCTTTACACCTCcctaaacaaaataaatatataattgtaCAGTTTTTCACAAACTGGGCTTTTCCCAAAAAGTCTGTTACTGTTTGAAATCCTTCAAATCTTTCTCATTTCCCGACTCACCTCACAGCCTTTGGTTGACCCCGTGGCCCCCAATTGCCCTCAGACCACACAAGTTGTTTTCCAACAAGTAAGACCTCTTTTCCTATTCCAACTCATTCGCTTACAGACATCTTTCAGAGAGGGTGCAAGCCAGGGATGAGTCTCTATTCCACAGGAATCAGTTGTTTTATTTCAGCCAATTTCAGACAGCAGGAAGGGAGCATTTTTAGCATGAGACCACTgcttgttttgttgttgttgttgttgttttatctTCTGCATGTCCAGTTTCATCACAGACAGTCAGCCCTAAGACCATGGTTATAAATTGAATGTCgtagtttattttaaactaacCTAAGCTTCATTGTCTCCATAGCAACAGAAGAGACTTTTATCAGAGCCGAAGAAAGTGATGGGCACAGGTGAGTGt
The Paramisgurnus dabryanus chromosome 1, PD_genome_1.1, whole genome shotgun sequence genome window above contains:
- the foxm1 gene encoding forkhead box protein M1, which gives rise to MRESPRRPIILKRRKLPFQKSESDTGCDVTEGPQPKLTPTPSTARCIPDGIRIMDHPTMPDTQVVVIPKEADLQSVISALTAKGKECGPQGRNKFILLSGSTGFEETKTLGHVSVQAVPGNCGMTLTGHKGDVPTDGSMDAKTSLKNLKKETECLQLDDSLTNIQWLGNMSTDGLGSEPDKKCHSKENLSDSQQPTKDQQAVKDPQSERPPYSYMAMIQFAINSKNNRQMTLKEIYNWIEDHFPYFRNVAKPGWKNSIRHNLSLHDMFIRETSPDGKISYWTIRPEANRCLTLDQVFKPLVDPVAPNCPQTTQVVFQQQQKRLLSEPKKVMGTERKIKPLLPRTDSYLVPIQLPLTQSLLLPSTSPVSLSTPLHPQSSSTPSSSGGCKRVRIAPKVSQNDVTSVMLCTPVTQTLKQESICVSVSPVPSRAPTPKTRQREKSSSRRKQRLVLPATEEPVLLYPDSTLFDSGVVSDASAFQDTREDPDSLPDAKLEPSSPFREYTFKTPIKSSHPSSSTPSKPPAVLEPWKITPVGKGDVLDFSPIRTPSGPQLTPQRHQHTPFSFNSTPFKELPLFSSPRELLTCARPSPRRSTPACSRELQVGAANRSFTEGLVLDTLNDSLSKILVDISFSGLEDDDLGMANISWSQIIPELK